From Streptomyces sp. NBC_01754, a single genomic window includes:
- a CDS encoding transcriptional regulator, protein MTQRRSDHRSKKADDEDDVLEWVDQVMATVAAEVRRRRRELGWSAQDLADKCEEMGHPIPRNVIANMESRRRSNLPLVDVMVLAQALNTPPICLIYPVGYADDVQRLPLQDSTSPLDALRWFTGEETELGADDDMLRYFRAHHAAQERLRSARRDEEYARYHAQTAPNADRKAEALRSQARAAEAADGAASRLRRVRAFIEEEGVTPPFLWPDVAAVINSPGIDPDTTEENDL, encoded by the coding sequence ATGACACAACGCCGCAGCGACCATAGATCCAAGAAGGCCGACGACGAGGACGACGTCCTGGAGTGGGTGGACCAGGTCATGGCCACCGTGGCCGCAGAGGTCCGCAGACGACGGAGGGAACTGGGTTGGAGCGCACAGGACTTGGCCGACAAGTGCGAGGAGATGGGCCACCCGATCCCCCGCAACGTCATCGCCAACATGGAGTCCAGGCGCCGCTCCAACCTGCCCTTGGTCGATGTCATGGTCCTGGCTCAGGCGCTGAACACCCCTCCTATCTGCCTCATCTATCCCGTCGGCTACGCCGACGACGTGCAGCGGCTTCCGCTCCAGGACTCCACCTCCCCCCTGGACGCGCTGCGCTGGTTCACCGGGGAAGAGACCGAACTCGGCGCGGACGACGACATGCTCCGTTACTTCCGGGCCCACCACGCCGCCCAGGAGCGACTGCGAAGCGCACGACGCGACGAGGAGTACGCCCGCTACCACGCCCAGACCGCGCCGAATGCCGACCGCAAGGCCGAGGCCCTCCGCTCCCAGGCCCGTGCCGCCGAAGCGGCCGATGGCGCCGCAAGCCGCCTGCGCAGAGTTCGCGCCTTCATCGAGGAAGAGGGCGTCACACCCCCGTTCCTGTGGCCCGACGTGGCCGCCGTAATCAACTCACCCGGCATCGACCCCGACACCACCGAGGAGAACGATCTTTGA